A segment of the Desulfofundulus kuznetsovii DSM 6115 genome:
GGCACGTTTTCCCTGCTCAATCCGGCGTAAATACAAAACAGCCCCGCATCATGATAGGAACTGTGATAGGAATAAATGGAATACACCAGCCCCCGCTGTTCCCTTATTTCCTGAAACAGACGGGAACTGATGCCACCACCGAGGATGGTATTAACAACCTGAAACACGTAGACCCGTTCGTGATTTAGAGGCAGCCCGGGTACACCCACACACAGGTGAACCTGCTCCGTGTCCTTGGTCCGGCAGGTAATCTGCCGCTGGGGAACGGGGCGCACCAGCTTGCGGGTTACCTGCTCTCCCCTTAACGGTTCAAAAATGGGTCGCAACTTTTCCACGACCCGGTCATGATCAATGTTCCCCGCCACGGCCACCACCAGATTCTGCGGCTGGTAGTGGAGCCGGTAGTAGTCCAGAATTTCCTCCCGGGAAAGCCGGCAGATAACCTCGGCGGTACCGATAACCGGCCGCCCCAGCTCGTGCCCCTGCCAGATGGTAGTGGCAAAAACATCATGGACCAGCTCGTCCGGGGCATCTTCATACATCTTGATCTCTTCCAGAATCACGTTGCGCTCCCGGTCAATATCAGCGGCGGCAAAGCGGGAATGAAACAACATGTCCTGCAAAATGTCCAGAGCCAGGTCAAAATGCTCATCCAGGACCCGGGCGTAATAACAGGTGTATTCTTTGGTGGTAAAAGCGTTTAGCTGCCCCCCCACGGCATCCAGGGCCTCCGCGATGTCCCGGGCCGTACGGCGCTCGGTGCCCTTGAACATCAGGTGCTCGATAAAATGGGAAACGCCCGCTACAGCCGGGCTCTCATCCCGGGAACCTACATTTACCCATATCCCCAAGACTACCGAGCGTACATGGGGAATGTCTTCGGTAAGAATAGTGACTCCGTTCTCCAGCCTGACGGTTTGAAACAACCAGCCGCACCCCCAACATCAACTTGGTTT
Coding sequences within it:
- a CDS encoding M16 family metallopeptidase, which translates into the protein MFQTVRLENGVTILTEDIPHVRSVVLGIWVNVGSRDESPAVAGVSHFIEHLMFKGTERRTARDIAEALDAVGGQLNAFTTKEYTCYYARVLDEHFDLALDILQDMLFHSRFAAADIDRERNVILEEIKMYEDAPDELVHDVFATTIWQGHELGRPVIGTAEVICRLSREEILDYYRLHYQPQNLVVAVAGNIDHDRVVEKLRPIFEPLRGEQVTRKLVRPVPQRQITCRTKDTEQVHLCVGVPGLPLNHERVYVFQVVNTILGGGISSRLFQEIREQRGLVYSIYSYHSSYHDAGLFCIYAGLSRENVPAVMDLIFKEIRDIQQNGVKSEELHRVKEQIIGNLWLSLESVSTRMSRLAKSQLYMGKVVPPEEVVNRVKKVSVEDVRELAREMLNPESFAIATVGPWEDCSTLEAAVKKNA